Proteins co-encoded in one Dyella japonica A8 genomic window:
- a CDS encoding patatin-like phospholipase family protein — protein MTSTRRIRSLLPLLATLALCACFGGTKPTPPPAPIAPPPVVKLRIGLALGGGAAKGFAHIGVIKMLEANGIHPDVVSGTSAGSVVGALYASGMDAFQLQETASALDQTSIRDVRLFSGGVVQGQKLQDYVNQQVKNRPLDKLNVPFAAVATQLETGQRTVFVRGNTGQAVRASSSVPGVFEPVEINGKHYVDGGVVSPVPVDAARQLGADVVIAVDISSKASGTNPQGMLGIVGQSISIMGQKLGEQELARADVVIRPKVNQIGAADFEQRDQAILEGERAALAAMPAIKAKLAAVQVTRQQAAARARVAPATTR, from the coding sequence CCCTTGCTTGCCACGCTGGCGCTCTGCGCGTGCTTCGGAGGCACCAAGCCCACCCCGCCGCCTGCGCCCATCGCGCCGCCGCCGGTGGTGAAGCTGCGTATCGGCCTGGCGTTGGGTGGCGGTGCGGCGAAGGGTTTTGCGCATATCGGTGTGATCAAGATGCTGGAGGCCAACGGCATCCATCCAGATGTGGTGTCCGGCACCAGCGCGGGCAGCGTGGTGGGTGCGCTCTACGCCAGCGGCATGGACGCGTTCCAGCTGCAGGAAACCGCCAGCGCGCTTGACCAGACCAGCATCCGCGACGTGCGGTTGTTCTCCGGGGGCGTGGTGCAGGGACAGAAGCTGCAGGACTACGTGAACCAGCAGGTGAAGAACCGGCCGCTGGACAAGCTCAATGTGCCGTTCGCCGCCGTGGCCACGCAGCTGGAAACCGGTCAGCGCACGGTGTTCGTGCGCGGCAACACGGGCCAGGCGGTGCGTGCATCTAGCAGCGTGCCCGGCGTGTTCGAGCCGGTGGAGATCAACGGCAAGCACTACGTCGACGGCGGCGTGGTCAGTCCGGTGCCGGTGGACGCCGCCCGCCAGCTGGGTGCGGACGTGGTGATTGCGGTGGATATCTCCAGCAAGGCCAGCGGTACCAACCCGCAGGGCATGCTGGGCATTGTTGGCCAGTCCATCAGCATCATGGGCCAGAAGCTCGGCGAGCAGGAGCTGGCTCGCGCGGACGTGGTGATCCGCCCGAAGGTGAACCAGATCGGCGCGGCCGACTTCGAGCAACGCGACCAGGCCATCCTGGAAGGTGAGCGCGCCGCCCTGGCGGCCATGCCGGCGATCAAGGCCAAACTCGCCGCGGTGCAGGTGACCCGCCAGCAGGCGGCGGCGCGTGCACGGGTCGCACCCGCCACCACCCGCTGA
- a CDS encoding alpha/beta hydrolase family protein — MQHPARLLLPLLVAAGAPALHAAPSVDPRIENLLTDLGKVHAISAVQLSPDGSQLAWVVRIDGKDVIEVAKADGSEARRIEMPKAGDCNETDPAWSPDSRHLAFLSSCASGNLRQKDLLIADTQVRESVKHMASLPGVAQDLNWSPDGKSLGFLYVPNGTRRASAVYAAKPASGEIGVDGLEVQRVATVDATGGAVHLLTPESIYAYEFAWSPDSRRITYTAARPPGDNNWWLARLYVQNATADAKATEILDPSTVKGSLHGLQMALPRWSPDGQRIAFIGGLMSDQGATGGDLYAVSVNGGEPVNLTPGTRVTPAWFAWANAQQMVVAQITNGQSQVVRYDVDAGKATQAGTLFTLPASMGDGSAEMALSLSADQAKVAFVQSSYAQAPEVHAGALADTPPPAVTHINTALKPGWGKAESVEWDSEGRHVQGWLLYPANYDPAKSYPMIVTVHGGPSSAVMPRWPGVGFGGVPFSALGYFVFMPNPRGSFGQGEAYVQANRKDFGHGDLRDILAGIDTIEKKLPVDDKRLGLTGWSYGGFMSMFIPTQTQRFRAVVAGAGIANWQSYYGQNLIDQWMIPFFGASVYDDPQVYAKSSAINFIKQTKSPTLVVVGDRDAECPAPQSFEYWHALRAQGVPTSLVVYPNEGHHFVDPDHQRDVLQRALTWFEKYLPPSK, encoded by the coding sequence ATGCAACACCCTGCCCGTCTGCTGCTGCCACTGCTCGTGGCCGCAGGTGCCCCGGCGCTTCACGCCGCCCCCAGCGTCGATCCACGTATCGAGAACCTGCTGACCGATCTGGGCAAGGTGCACGCAATCAGCGCGGTGCAGCTGTCGCCCGATGGCAGCCAGCTCGCCTGGGTGGTGCGTATCGATGGCAAGGACGTCATTGAAGTAGCCAAGGCGGACGGCAGCGAGGCACGCCGCATCGAGATGCCGAAGGCCGGCGACTGCAACGAAACCGATCCGGCCTGGTCGCCGGATTCCCGCCACCTCGCCTTTCTTTCCAGCTGCGCCAGCGGCAACCTGCGGCAGAAGGATCTGCTGATCGCCGATACGCAGGTCAGGGAATCGGTGAAGCACATGGCATCGCTGCCCGGCGTGGCACAGGATCTGAACTGGTCACCGGACGGCAAATCGCTGGGTTTCCTCTACGTGCCCAACGGCACCCGCCGCGCCAGCGCCGTGTATGCCGCCAAGCCGGCCTCGGGCGAGATCGGCGTCGACGGACTGGAAGTGCAGCGCGTGGCCACCGTCGATGCCACGGGCGGCGCCGTGCACCTGCTCACGCCTGAAAGCATCTACGCCTACGAGTTCGCCTGGTCGCCGGACAGCCGGCGCATCACCTACACCGCGGCCCGTCCGCCAGGGGACAACAACTGGTGGCTGGCCCGGCTCTACGTGCAGAACGCCACAGCCGACGCCAAAGCCACCGAGATCCTCGATCCATCGACGGTGAAGGGTTCGCTGCATGGCCTGCAGATGGCCCTGCCGCGCTGGTCGCCCGATGGCCAGCGCATTGCCTTCATCGGCGGCCTGATGAGCGACCAGGGCGCCACCGGCGGCGATCTCTACGCGGTGTCGGTCAACGGCGGCGAGCCGGTGAACCTCACGCCCGGCACGCGCGTGACACCTGCCTGGTTCGCATGGGCGAACGCACAGCAGATGGTGGTGGCGCAGATCACCAACGGCCAGAGCCAGGTCGTGCGCTACGACGTCGATGCGGGCAAGGCCACGCAAGCGGGCACGCTGTTCACCCTGCCCGCCAGCATGGGCGATGGCAGCGCGGAAATGGCGCTGTCGCTGTCGGCGGATCAGGCCAAGGTCGCGTTCGTGCAGAGCAGCTACGCCCAGGCGCCCGAAGTGCACGCCGGCGCACTGGCCGATACGCCGCCGCCGGCTGTCACCCACATCAACACGGCGCTCAAGCCCGGCTGGGGCAAGGCGGAATCGGTGGAGTGGGATAGCGAAGGCCGCCATGTGCAGGGCTGGCTGCTGTATCCCGCCAACTACGATCCGGCCAAGTCGTACCCGATGATCGTCACCGTGCACGGCGGCCCGTCGAGCGCGGTGATGCCGCGCTGGCCCGGCGTGGGCTTTGGCGGCGTGCCGTTCTCCGCGCTGGGCTATTTCGTGTTCATGCCCAACCCGCGCGGCAGCTTCGGCCAGGGCGAGGCCTATGTACAGGCCAACCGCAAGGACTTCGGCCACGGCGACCTGCGCGACATCCTGGCCGGCATCGACACCATCGAGAAGAAACTGCCGGTGGACGACAAGCGGCTCGGCCTGACCGGCTGGAGCTACGGCGGCTTCATGAGCATGTTCATCCCCACCCAGACGCAGCGCTTCCGCGCCGTGGTCGCGGGCGCCGGCATCGCCAACTGGCAGAGCTATTACGGCCAGAACCTGATCGACCAGTGGATGATCCCGTTCTTCGGCGCGTCGGTATACGACGACCCGCAGGTGTACGCGAAGAGCTCGGCGATCAACTTCATCAAGCAGACCAAGTCGCCGACGCTGGTGGTGGTGGGCGACCGCGACGCCGAATGCCCGGCACCGCAATCGTTCGAGTACTGGCACGCATTGCGCGCTCAGGGCGTGCCGACCTCGCTGGTGGTGTATCCGAACGAAGGCCATCACTTCGTCGACCCCGACCACCAGCGCGACGTGCTGCAGCGCGCGTTGACGTGGTTCGAGAAGTACCTGCCGCCGTCGAAGTAA
- a CDS encoding GntR family transcriptional regulator: protein MDASMFAIQPISAEPIYRQIVEQLRRLIASGQLVAGELLPSVRDVAGFHAINPMTVSRAYGMAEADGLLERLRGKGMAVAATTRSSATPTQRMALLEPQLQELARQARELELPADTVLRRLGKLLDE, encoded by the coding sequence ATGGATGCCTCGATGTTTGCCATTCAGCCCATCTCTGCCGAACCGATCTATCGGCAGATCGTGGAACAACTGCGTCGCTTGATTGCCAGTGGACAACTGGTGGCCGGCGAGCTGCTGCCTTCCGTGCGTGACGTGGCGGGCTTTCACGCCATCAACCCGATGACGGTGTCGCGCGCCTACGGCATGGCCGAGGCCGACGGCCTGCTGGAACGGCTGCGCGGCAAGGGCATGGCCGTGGCCGCGACCACGCGCAGCAGCGCCACGCCGACGCAGCGCATGGCGCTGCTGGAGCCGCAGCTGCAGGAACTGGCGCGCCAGGCGCGCGAGCTTGAACTGCCTGCCGACACGGTGCTGCGGCGGCTGGGCAAGTTGCTGGACGAATGA
- a CDS encoding ABC transporter ATP-binding protein — MNAVLRSIHDNDTAPLAVRGLSHGYEDSAVLSGVDLALEPGNVLGLIGRNGAGKSTLIRAMLGLLPPRTGECTVFGEPALKLSDRTKARMAYVPQQPEALAWLTARQMFDYVGRFYPTWDAAFAKTTLERWQIAPDKLLGKLSPGERQRVDLIRALASRPELLVLDEPAAALDPVARRELLREIALRAGEAGTSVLFSTHIVSDLERVASDIAFLHDGKLLLHCAVDETKERFARLWMPAAMSAAAPSAVLGRHRHDDGSLSLVVERDANGRWPEASRLPGVRLDALGLEDLFVEIAG; from the coding sequence ATGAATGCCGTACTGCGATCCATCCACGACAACGATACCGCCCCCCTGGCCGTTCGCGGCCTGTCGCATGGTTACGAGGACAGCGCGGTGCTGTCCGGCGTCGACCTCGCGCTGGAACCGGGCAACGTGTTGGGCCTGATCGGCCGCAACGGCGCCGGCAAGTCCACGCTGATCCGCGCCATGCTGGGCCTGCTGCCACCGCGTACGGGCGAGTGCACGGTGTTCGGCGAGCCGGCCCTGAAGCTCTCCGACCGCACCAAGGCGCGCATGGCGTATGTGCCGCAACAGCCCGAAGCACTCGCATGGCTCACCGCGCGGCAGATGTTCGATTACGTGGGGCGCTTCTATCCCACCTGGGATGCTGCATTCGCGAAAACCACGCTCGAACGCTGGCAGATTGCACCGGACAAGTTGCTCGGCAAGCTCTCACCGGGCGAACGCCAACGCGTGGACCTGATCCGCGCGCTGGCTTCGCGTCCCGAGCTGCTGGTACTCGACGAACCCGCGGCGGCGCTTGATCCGGTCGCGCGCCGCGAACTGCTGCGCGAGATCGCGCTGCGCGCCGGCGAGGCGGGCACCAGCGTGCTGTTCTCCACGCATATCGTCTCGGACCTGGAACGCGTCGCCTCGGACATCGCCTTCCTGCACGACGGCAAGCTGCTCTTGCACTGTGCCGTGGACGAGACCAAGGAACGCTTCGCACGCCTGTGGATGCCCGCCGCCATGTCGGCTGCCGCGCCGTCGGCCGTGCTGGGCCGCCACCGCCATGACGACGGCAGCCTGAGCCTGGTGGTGGAGCGCGATGCGAACGGGCGGTGGCCCGAGGCGTCCCGCCTGCCGGGCGTGCGGTTGGATGCACTGGGGCTGGAAGATCTTTTCGTGGAGATCGCCGGATGA
- a CDS encoding helix-turn-helix transcriptional regulator, with translation MGALGQLGATQQRLLRQLLKGGEGGTVEALCDALRITHNAVRQHLSALLARGYVERAQSRPSGGRPLACYRLTEAGHALFPRNYGTIATALLAQLQVRLGTADVEKLLRDLGEQLGSNEVAPPASAPPADVVRQLAQQLDALGYEALPVKHGEEWQVEAFNCVFHALAKAHPQVCKFDLAFMEAASGRRIHHMECIVRGGKCCRFRVGTPVSAEDDRDTH, from the coding sequence ATGGGCGCGCTCGGGCAACTCGGCGCCACGCAGCAGCGTCTATTGCGACAGCTGTTGAAGGGCGGCGAGGGTGGCACGGTGGAAGCGCTGTGCGATGCCTTGCGCATCACGCACAACGCCGTGCGCCAGCACCTGAGCGCGCTGCTGGCGCGCGGCTACGTGGAGCGCGCGCAGTCGCGTCCCAGCGGTGGGCGGCCCCTGGCGTGCTATCGGCTTACCGAAGCGGGGCACGCTTTGTTTCCGCGCAACTACGGCACCATCGCCACGGCGCTGCTGGCGCAGTTGCAGGTGCGGCTGGGAACGGCCGACGTGGAAAAACTATTGCGCGACCTCGGCGAACAACTCGGTTCGAACGAGGTCGCGCCGCCGGCATCGGCGCCACCGGCGGACGTGGTCAGGCAGCTTGCGCAGCAACTCGATGCGCTGGGCTACGAAGCGTTGCCGGTCAAGCACGGTGAGGAATGGCAGGTGGAGGCGTTCAACTGCGTCTTCCACGCGCTCGCGAAAGCGCATCCCCAGGTGTGCAAGTTCGACCTGGCCTTCATGGAGGCAGCGAGTGGCCGCCGCATCCATCACATGGAATGTATCGTGCGCGGCGGCAAGTGCTGCCGGTTTCGCGTGGGCACGCCGGTATCGGCAGAGGACGATCGCGACACGCATTGA
- a CDS encoding fimbrial protein — protein sequence MKFFNAKQPRRRGFLLQLMALVFLLVGSRGAWAGCTGGNQTINLTLPSTITVPRDAPVGSLLTSWVYSPAATDYYNCGGYSPDITGIRIYAGSLFTADSGLRANTAPVFKTNVPGIGIAIAGNIYISFGCMGGWAGWQYLMALPKITGYTCTGQAGVKGGGQVAIALVKTAAAVSTGGTVTGGQVSYIIPIVANTEQSSLRNFYVINPVTIVPLACTTPDVIVPLGTHSASEMASVGATTAAVSFNVSLNNCPAGLGTGVEGLNSVNPAIQFRIDPATTVVSSAQSVVALDSSSSAAGVGVQLLDGNGAVFPLATYKMASGYDTTAGGSFTIPLKARYYRTGAVKPGPANTSMTFTMLYQ from the coding sequence ATGAAATTCTTTAACGCAAAACAACCTCGGCGCCGGGGCTTCCTGTTGCAGCTGATGGCGCTCGTGTTTCTTCTCGTTGGTTCGAGGGGCGCATGGGCGGGTTGTACAGGAGGCAATCAGACAATCAATTTGACCCTTCCATCGACAATCACTGTGCCACGCGATGCTCCAGTGGGCTCGTTACTGACAAGCTGGGTGTATTCGCCGGCGGCAACCGATTACTACAATTGCGGTGGCTATAGCCCTGACATCACGGGTATACGCATATATGCCGGCTCGTTGTTTACAGCTGACTCTGGGCTTAGAGCAAATACGGCTCCGGTGTTCAAGACCAATGTACCTGGCATCGGCATTGCCATTGCCGGCAATATTTATATTTCTTTTGGTTGTATGGGAGGGTGGGCGGGATGGCAGTACTTGATGGCGCTCCCTAAGATTACGGGGTACACCTGCACCGGCCAGGCGGGTGTGAAGGGAGGAGGGCAGGTGGCTATAGCCCTGGTCAAGACAGCCGCTGCTGTTTCTACGGGAGGAACGGTAACTGGAGGGCAAGTGAGCTACATCATCCCGATAGTCGCGAACACAGAGCAGTCGAGCCTGCGCAACTTCTATGTGATCAATCCCGTCACGATTGTTCCGTTGGCCTGCACCACACCGGATGTCATTGTGCCGTTGGGTACGCATTCAGCGAGCGAAATGGCTTCGGTGGGCGCAACTACGGCGGCAGTCAGTTTCAACGTCAGTCTCAACAATTGCCCTGCAGGCCTCGGTACAGGTGTTGAAGGTCTCAATTCTGTCAATCCAGCGATCCAGTTTCGTATCGATCCGGCAACCACGGTAGTTAGTAGCGCACAGTCAGTCGTGGCCCTAGATAGCAGTTCAAGTGCAGCGGGCGTAGGTGTGCAGTTGCTGGATGGCAATGGCGCGGTGTTCCCTTTGGCGACCTACAAAATGGCCAGCGGCTACGACACGACCGCGGGCGGAAGCTTCACTATTCCTCTTAAGGCGCGCTACTACCGTACGGGTGCCGTCAAGCCTGGCCCGGCCAACACCTCGATGACCTTCACCATGCTCTACCAGTAA
- a CDS encoding fimbria/pilus outer membrane usher protein — MTTQHHLLYKDGSRASHVTLLRSRRLPMLIMAAFGSTSAWAAPAAPAAASGALEPAADPGVVQFSNAFVGTGQSSVDLSRFEQGTTVLPGNYSVDIFVNEGRVSRQDMTFHAVDGLKNAQPCFTYAELVQMGVDISTLDPATVNPQNVCIAISAVSPEATAKMDMGELRLNVSIPQASLLKRARGYVSPDLLDQGETAFLLGYTVNAYAINQSSSGPRSSGGNAISTDGTPVQVQNSAYYTPTGSGTYTPSTSGNYMLSNNGTYVPVQVGSYTPATSSGYHYSDINAYVGLNLGLNVAGWRIRSVETAQWDQNTGHTTWHNFNTTATHDITPWKAQLTLGDSYTQGILFDTTPFRGLTLYSDDRMRPDSQQGFAPVVRGVANTQARVEVRQNGNLLYETTVAPGPFVINDLYSTGYGGDLQVMVFEADGTVHSFTVPYSAVPMLLRPGVSRWAITDGQVRNTSLQNGMPYFVEGTYQRGINNWLTLYTGAQSTYRNLYHAYLGGAAINTPVGAFALDVTNSHTTFKGAGASQSGYSTRLSYSKAIATSGTTLAVASYRYSNGNYLSLGDAVQTQDLLTSMASNPSNWAAPSLLRSKQRVQVTINQDFGGKYGQLYFNGSRNTYWNGIPNATTYQLGYSNTFKRVNYGVTASRTYSYSPALRGSRYDNQVGLNISIPLGGPSARNVPMLSAMVSHDDVMGNNDRVGINGSFGERSQYNYNANVNYADHSNDKTTASGNLGWQAAYGNLNAGYSYSSHYQQGSVGASGGVVVHGGGVTLAPQIDLTSPVAIIDAPGAEGARVSSSGQAKINSQGYAVVTSLTPYRINDVTLDPTGASMDVELQTTRLQTAPRAGAVVPLKFDTVSGRAALIRATQPNGEVLPFGAEVIDASGNSVGTVGQGGQMFVRGAEDGGALTVKWGDSEREQCKVNYQLPARTKGRASSLESADAVCR, encoded by the coding sequence ATGACCACGCAACACCACCTCCTCTACAAAGACGGCAGCAGGGCGAGCCATGTCACGCTGCTGCGCAGTCGCCGCTTGCCCATGCTCATCATGGCAGCGTTTGGCTCTACGTCGGCATGGGCGGCGCCGGCAGCGCCTGCCGCCGCATCGGGGGCGCTGGAGCCTGCCGCCGATCCGGGCGTGGTGCAGTTCAGCAATGCGTTTGTCGGTACGGGCCAGTCGTCGGTAGACCTATCCCGCTTCGAGCAGGGCACCACCGTGCTACCCGGCAACTACAGCGTGGATATCTTCGTCAACGAAGGCCGCGTTTCACGCCAGGACATGACTTTCCATGCCGTTGACGGCCTGAAGAACGCGCAGCCCTGCTTTACCTACGCCGAGCTGGTGCAGATGGGCGTGGATATCAGCACGCTCGATCCCGCCACCGTCAACCCGCAAAACGTCTGCATCGCCATCAGCGCGGTCAGCCCCGAGGCTACCGCCAAAATGGACATGGGCGAGCTGCGCCTGAATGTGTCCATTCCGCAGGCCTCGCTGCTCAAGCGCGCGCGCGGTTACGTAAGTCCCGACCTGTTGGACCAGGGCGAAACCGCCTTTCTGCTCGGCTACACCGTCAACGCTTACGCCATCAACCAGAGCAGCAGCGGTCCGCGCAGCAGCGGCGGTAACGCTATCAGCACCGACGGCACGCCCGTACAGGTGCAAAACAGTGCGTACTACACGCCAACGGGCAGCGGCACCTACACGCCGAGCACCAGCGGCAACTACATGCTCAGCAACAACGGCACCTACGTACCCGTGCAGGTCGGCAGCTATACGCCGGCCACGAGCAGCGGCTACCACTACAGCGACATCAACGCCTACGTCGGCCTCAACCTTGGCTTGAACGTGGCTGGCTGGCGCATCCGCAGCGTGGAAACCGCGCAGTGGGACCAAAACACCGGCCACACCACCTGGCACAACTTCAACACCACCGCCACCCACGACATCACGCCGTGGAAAGCCCAATTGACCCTCGGCGACAGCTACACCCAGGGCATCCTGTTCGACACCACGCCGTTCCGTGGCCTTACCCTGTACAGCGACGACCGCATGCGGCCCGACTCGCAGCAGGGCTTTGCGCCCGTGGTGCGCGGCGTCGCCAACACGCAGGCCCGCGTGGAAGTGCGCCAAAACGGCAACCTGCTGTACGAAACCACCGTGGCGCCCGGGCCCTTCGTCATCAACGACCTGTACTCCACCGGCTACGGCGGCGACCTGCAGGTCATGGTGTTTGAAGCCGATGGCACCGTGCACAGTTTTACCGTGCCGTACTCCGCCGTGCCCATGCTGCTGCGTCCTGGTGTCAGCCGCTGGGCCATCACCGATGGCCAGGTGCGCAACACCTCGCTGCAAAACGGCATGCCCTACTTTGTGGAGGGCACCTATCAGCGCGGCATCAACAACTGGCTGACGCTCTATACGGGTGCGCAGTCCACCTATCGCAACCTGTATCACGCCTACCTGGGTGGCGCGGCCATCAATACGCCGGTGGGTGCCTTCGCGCTGGATGTCACCAACTCGCACACCACCTTCAAGGGCGCGGGCGCCTCGCAGTCCGGCTACAGCACCCGCCTTTCGTACTCCAAGGCCATCGCCACCTCCGGTACCACCTTGGCGGTGGCCTCCTACCGCTACTCCAACGGCAACTACCTGTCGTTGGGCGACGCCGTGCAAACGCAGGATCTGCTGACCTCCATGGCCAGCAACCCCAGCAACTGGGCCGCGCCCAGCCTGTTGCGCTCCAAACAGCGCGTGCAGGTCACCATCAACCAGGACTTTGGCGGCAAGTACGGCCAGCTGTACTTCAACGGCTCGCGCAACACCTACTGGAACGGCATACCCAATGCCACCACCTACCAGCTTGGTTACAGCAACACCTTCAAGCGGGTGAACTACGGTGTCACCGCCAGCCGCACCTATAGCTACAGTCCCGCGCTGCGGGGCAGTCGCTACGACAACCAGGTCGGCCTGAATATCTCCATTCCACTGGGCGGCCCCTCGGCCCGCAACGTGCCCATGCTCTCGGCGATGGTGTCGCACGACGACGTCATGGGCAACAACGACCGCGTAGGCATCAACGGCTCCTTTGGCGAGCGCAGCCAGTACAACTACAACGCCAACGTTAACTACGCCGACCACAGCAACGACAAAACCACGGCCAGCGGCAACTTGGGCTGGCAGGCGGCGTACGGCAACCTCAACGCTGGCTACTCGTACAGCAGCCACTACCAGCAGGGCTCCGTAGGCGCGTCGGGTGGCGTGGTGGTGCACGGCGGCGGCGTCACGCTGGCCCCGCAGATCGACCTCACCAGCCCGGTGGCCATCATTGATGCGCCCGGCGCCGAGGGTGCCCGTGTCTCCAGTAGCGGCCAAGCCAAGATCAACAGCCAGGGCTACGCCGTGGTCACCAGCCTCACGCCATACCGCATCAACGACGTCACCTTGGACCCCACCGGCGCCTCCATGGACGTGGAGCTGCAAACCACGCGCCTGCAAACCGCGCCGCGTGCCGGCGCCGTGGTGCCGCTCAAGTTCGACACCGTCAGCGGTCGCGCGGCGCTGATTCGCGCCACCCAGCCCAATGGCGAGGTGCTGCCGTTTGGTGCGGAAGTGATCGACGCCAGCGGCAACAGCGTGGGCACCGTGGGACAGGGCGGGCAGATGTTCGTGCGCGGTGCGGAAGACGGCGGTGCGCTCACCGTCAAGTGGGGCGACAGCGAACGCGAACAATGCAAGGTCAATTATCAGTTGCCGGCGCGGACGAAGGGCCGGGCATCGAGCCTGGAAAGCGCTGATGCGGTGTGTCGCTAA
- a CDS encoding fimbrial biogenesis chaperone — MNVFTRALCVMGLALGGLGTAHAGITINGTRVVYPADQREVSLSMVNDGTEARLIQAWVDAGDASERAESSKAPFLITPPMARVDPHKGQTLRIMYTGAAEPQDRETVFWLNILEIPPKPKAGAEGADNYMQLAVRSRMKLFYRPKGLPGTPDAAADQLSWRIVQQGNGYVAECTNNTAYNISFSDLTFKGAKQESSVTKGGMCPAKGTGTLPVTGTPDASNQLVVTVINDFGGFNEHEASYTR, encoded by the coding sequence ATGAACGTCTTTACTCGAGCCCTTTGTGTCATGGGCCTGGCCCTTGGTGGCCTCGGCACCGCCCACGCGGGCATCACCATCAACGGTACGCGCGTGGTGTACCCCGCCGACCAACGCGAAGTGTCGTTGAGCATGGTCAACGACGGCACGGAAGCACGCCTCATTCAGGCATGGGTGGATGCTGGCGACGCCAGCGAACGCGCGGAAAGCAGCAAGGCCCCTTTCTTGATCACGCCGCCCATGGCGCGGGTGGATCCACACAAAGGCCAGACGCTGCGCATCATGTACACCGGCGCCGCCGAGCCGCAGGACCGCGAAACGGTTTTCTGGCTCAACATTCTCGAGATCCCGCCCAAGCCGAAAGCCGGTGCCGAAGGCGCGGATAACTACATGCAGCTTGCGGTGCGCTCGCGCATGAAACTGTTCTACCGCCCCAAGGGCCTGCCGGGCACGCCGGATGCCGCCGCCGATCAACTGAGCTGGCGCATCGTGCAGCAGGGCAACGGCTACGTGGCGGAATGCACCAACAACACCGCTTACAACATCTCCTTCAGCGACCTCACTTTCAAGGGCGCCAAACAGGAGTCATCGGTGACCAAGGGCGGCATGTGTCCGGCGAAAGGCACAGGCACCTTGCCCGTGACGGGCACACCGGATGCCAGCAACCAACTCGTGGTCACCGTGATCAACGATTTCGGCGGCTTCAACGAACACGAAGCCAGCTATACCCGCTGA
- a CDS encoding fimbrial protein, whose protein sequence is MKKTLFSTALAAALGFVAMQASAADGTITFNGEVTDTTCTITGGGAATGTGNITVTLPTVSTSALAADGQTAGDTNFSLILGGGANCTNGKTAALWIETTQTPALDASTGALKNQTAGGAGNTQVRMVNPANSQPINLGINALVTNGATVIASSNQPAATIASNTATLKYTAQYLAKGGAATAGTVSTYLTYSMQYN, encoded by the coding sequence ATGAAAAAGACGCTTTTCTCCACCGCCCTGGCCGCCGCGCTCGGCTTCGTTGCCATGCAGGCCTCTGCTGCGGACGGCACCATCACCTTCAACGGTGAAGTCACCGACACCACCTGCACCATCACCGGCGGCGGCGCGGCTACCGGCACGGGCAACATCACCGTGACCCTGCCCACCGTGAGCACCTCGGCGCTGGCGGCGGATGGCCAGACCGCAGGCGACACCAACTTCTCGCTGATCCTTGGCGGTGGCGCCAACTGCACCAACGGCAAAACCGCTGCGCTGTGGATCGAAACCACACAGACGCCGGCGCTCGACGCCTCCACCGGTGCGCTCAAGAACCAGACCGCCGGCGGCGCCGGCAACACGCAGGTGCGCATGGTGAACCCGGCCAACAGCCAGCCGATCAACCTGGGCATCAATGCCCTTGTCACCAACGGCGCCACCGTGATCGCTTCCAGCAACCAGCCGGCCGCCACCATTGCCAGCAACACCGCCACGCTCAAGTACACCGCGCAGTACCTGGCCAAGGGCGGCGCCGCCACCGCAGGCACGGTCAGCACGTACCTGACTTACTCCATGCAGTACAACTGA
- a CDS encoding helix-turn-helix domain-containing protein has product MVTFSDRLKKARKAASLTQEELGFALGLSKQAVSDWENGRQFPNAHVLPQLRKELGVTLDYLYCGDGQGRERGVQEVAARYEAPLTPELRRLLDMGRRLTPLQLKSLLIVLGRK; this is encoded by the coding sequence ATGGTTACGTTCAGTGACCGACTCAAAAAAGCACGAAAAGCCGCCAGCCTGACGCAGGAAGAATTGGGCTTTGCCCTGGGTTTATCCAAGCAAGCGGTATCGGACTGGGAAAACGGCCGACAGTTTCCGAATGCGCACGTGTTGCCCCAGCTGAGAAAAGAGCTTGGCGTGACGCTGGATTACCTGTATTGCGGCGATGGACAGGGGCGCGAACGCGGTGTCCAGGAAGTCGCTGCGCGGTATGAGGCGCCGTTGACGCCCGAGCTTCGCCGCCTGCTTGATATGGGCCGTCGTTTGACGCCGCTACAGCTCAAGTCGTTGCTGATCGTGCTGGGTAGGAAGTGA